One window of Jannaschia sp. CCS1 genomic DNA carries:
- a CDS encoding ABC transporter ATP-binding protein yields MTAPLLQVDALKKYFPIEGGIFKRTVNNVKAVDDVSFDINRGEVVGLVGESGSGKTTVGRTLLRLEQATSGKVHFDGADVMALNAADLRTYRKRMQIIFQDPYASLNPREKVRDILTHPLRLHRIGPSKDHEDRAATLLETVGLARDHLDRFPHEFSGGQRQRIGIARALAVEPEFIVADEAVSALDVSIQAQVINLLEDLKANLNFTMLFIAHDLGVVEHICDRVIVMYLGRVMEIAPVADLYAAPNHPYTKALLSAVPIPKPGRRKERVVLKGDIPSPINPPSGCVFRTRCPMATADCASVVPELKTVGAGHLSACIHTT; encoded by the coding sequence ATGACCGCGCCCCTGCTGCAAGTCGACGCGTTGAAGAAGTACTTCCCGATTGAGGGCGGCATTTTCAAGCGCACCGTCAACAACGTCAAAGCGGTCGACGATGTATCCTTCGACATCAACCGGGGCGAGGTTGTCGGGCTGGTCGGCGAGAGCGGGTCTGGCAAGACGACCGTCGGGCGGACGCTGTTGCGGCTGGAACAGGCGACAAGCGGCAAGGTGCATTTCGACGGCGCGGATGTCATGGCGTTGAACGCCGCCGACCTGCGCACGTATCGCAAGCGGATGCAGATCATCTTCCAGGATCCTTACGCAAGCCTGAACCCGCGCGAAAAGGTGCGCGATATCCTCACCCATCCCTTGCGCCTGCACCGCATCGGCCCCTCCAAGGATCATGAGGACCGCGCTGCCACCTTGTTGGAAACCGTAGGCCTTGCGCGTGATCATCTGGACCGCTTCCCGCATGAATTTTCCGGCGGGCAGCGGCAGCGGATCGGCATCGCCCGCGCGCTTGCGGTGGAGCCGGAGTTCATCGTCGCGGATGAGGCCGTCTCGGCCCTCGACGTGTCGATCCAGGCGCAGGTCATCAATCTGCTGGAAGACCTCAAGGCCAATCTGAACTTCACGATGCTGTTCATCGCCCACGATCTGGGCGTGGTGGAGCATATCTGCGACCGCGTGATCGTTATGTATCTGGGCCGCGTGATGGAGATCGCGCCGGTGGCAGACCTTTATGCGGCCCCAAACCACCCCTACACCAAGGCGCTGCTGTCGGCGGTGCCCATTCCCAAGCCCGGCCGCCGCAAAGAGCGTGTGGTTCTGAAGGGCGACATCCCGAGCCCGATCAATCCACCGTCAGGCTGCGTGTTTCGCACGCGGTGCCCAATGGCGACCGCGGATTGCGCCTCGGTCGTGCCCGAGTTGAAGACTGTGGGCGCGGGTCATCTCAGCGCGTGCATCCATACGACCTGA
- a CDS encoding Gfo/Idh/MocA family protein codes for MNQPISLAICGFGLVGQRHATAAANLPDVQISAVVEPSRDGQAKAAAMGLACFATLDDLFAKQSIDGLIVATPTSLHVEQALAAIALGCPVLVEKPIATSVESAATLVSASVARGVPVLVGHHRRYNPLIQAAYEVIRDGHIGNVRAVNATCWFYKPDAYFDVAPWRKEAGAGPISVNLVHDIDLIRHLCGEVETVSAQAAPSQRGYANEDVAAAVLTLAGGAIATISVSDSVVAPWSWEMTSHEYPVYPQTTESCYLIGGSHGSLSIPDLRVWTHADGQRDWWTPMSERMVHRETSDPLVNQIQHFRDVIVTEAEPRVPAEEGLRTLRVIDAMQRSAKTGKPIHLRDAASAKDAAE; via the coding sequence GTGAATCAGCCCATTTCGCTGGCAATCTGCGGGTTCGGCCTTGTGGGGCAACGCCACGCAACGGCGGCGGCGAACCTGCCGGACGTCCAGATCAGCGCGGTGGTGGAGCCGTCGCGGGACGGGCAAGCCAAGGCTGCGGCCATGGGGCTTGCGTGTTTCGCGACGCTGGATGACCTCTTCGCCAAGCAATCTATTGACGGGCTGATCGTGGCCACGCCCACTTCGCTGCACGTGGAACAGGCGTTGGCGGCTATCGCGCTGGGATGCCCGGTTTTGGTTGAGAAACCGATCGCCACCAGTGTCGAATCTGCGGCGACACTCGTCTCAGCCTCTGTCGCGCGGGGCGTGCCCGTCCTTGTCGGCCACCACCGCCGCTACAACCCGTTGATCCAGGCCGCCTATGAGGTGATCCGCGATGGCCATATCGGTAACGTGCGTGCGGTGAACGCCACCTGCTGGTTCTACAAGCCTGATGCCTATTTTGATGTGGCCCCCTGGCGGAAAGAGGCGGGGGCCGGCCCGATTTCCGTTAACCTCGTGCACGATATTGACCTGATCCGGCACCTCTGCGGGGAGGTGGAGACCGTCTCGGCGCAGGCCGCTCCATCACAACGCGGCTACGCCAATGAAGACGTCGCAGCCGCAGTTCTGACCCTGGCGGGCGGAGCGATCGCCACAATCAGCGTGTCGGACAGCGTTGTCGCCCCTTGGTCGTGGGAGATGACGTCGCATGAATATCCTGTTTATCCGCAGACAACCGAGAGCTGCTATCTGATCGGCGGCTCACACGGGAGTCTCTCAATCCCAGATCTGCGGGTCTGGACCCATGCCGACGGTCAGCGGGACTGGTGGACGCCCATGTCGGAACGGATGGTGCACCGCGAAACGTCTGATCCGCTGGTCAATCAGATCCAGCACTTCAGAGACGTCATCGTGACTGAAGCCGAACCTCGCGTGCCCGCCGAAGAGGGATTGCGTACCCTTCGGGTGATTGATGCGATGCAGAGATCCGCCAAAACTGGGAAGCCGATCCACCTGCGCGACGCGGCGAGTGCCAAAGATGCCGCCGAATAA
- a CDS encoding ABC transporter ATP-binding protein translates to MSAEAPLLEVTDLQTTFDITKKLSIRAVDGVSFSVNAGETLAIVGESGSGKSVTSLSIMGLLPKDVGRVSGGSIKLHGRDITNLSEPEMREIRGKEIGMIFQEPMTSLNPVHTVGQQIAEMAIRHEGLSPSKARTRAIEMLDLVGIPEPATRVDNYPHQMSGGMRQRAMIAMALACEPRILIADEPTTALDVTIQAQMLELMQDLQDKLGMAIIFITHDLGVVAEVADRVVVMYAAQVVETAGVEDIFETPRMPYTAGLMNSIPRLGSSVNKVRLEAIPGSVPALTNLPDGCRFNPRCAFATDECRATEPTLDAASAGHMIRCARWQELSLAQGSSQ, encoded by the coding sequence ATGTCGGCTGAGGCCCCGCTTCTGGAAGTCACGGACCTTCAGACCACATTCGACATTACCAAAAAGCTCTCCATCCGGGCCGTCGATGGGGTCAGCTTTTCCGTGAATGCCGGAGAGACGCTGGCCATTGTGGGTGAAAGCGGGTCCGGGAAATCGGTGACGAGCCTGTCGATCATGGGGTTGCTGCCGAAGGACGTGGGCCGTGTGTCAGGCGGCAGCATCAAGCTGCATGGCCGCGATATCACCAACCTGTCTGAGCCGGAAATGCGAGAAATCCGCGGCAAGGAGATCGGCATGATCTTCCAGGAGCCGATGACCAGCCTGAACCCAGTGCACACTGTCGGGCAGCAGATCGCAGAGATGGCGATCCGGCATGAGGGGCTGTCGCCATCCAAGGCTCGCACCCGCGCAATAGAGATGCTGGACCTCGTGGGCATCCCCGAGCCCGCCACGCGGGTGGACAATTACCCCCACCAGATGTCGGGCGGTATGCGGCAGCGGGCGATGATCGCCATGGCGCTGGCGTGCGAGCCGCGCATCCTGATCGCTGACGAGCCGACAACCGCGTTGGATGTGACCATTCAGGCGCAGATGCTGGAGCTGATGCAGGACCTGCAAGACAAGCTCGGCATGGCGATCATCTTTATCACCCATGATCTGGGGGTTGTGGCCGAAGTCGCCGACCGCGTCGTTGTCATGTACGCGGCCCAAGTCGTTGAGACGGCGGGTGTGGAAGATATCTTCGAGACGCCACGCATGCCCTATACCGCCGGGTTGATGAATTCGATCCCGCGCCTGGGATCGTCGGTCAACAAGGTGCGGCTTGAGGCCATCCCCGGCAGCGTGCCCGCCCTGACCAATCTGCCCGACGGCTGCCGCTTCAATCCCCGCTGCGCTTTCGCGACGGATGAATGTCGCGCGACAGAGCCTACACTGGATGCCGCAAGCGCGGGCCACATGATCCGCTGCGCCCGGTGGCAGGAGCTGTCGCTTGCCCAAGGATCAAGCCAATGA
- a CDS encoding GntR family transcriptional regulator, whose translation MMTHPAATVGTSTYQKIKRDILFGALQPGAKLKLDTLKQNYNASLSTLRETLNRLASEGFVDAPEQRGFFVKPVSADDLREIAQLRVLLECHALRLSIAHGDTEWEGNLVAAHHKLHVMELRLLQGDESEKEAWKRYDWEFHQALISACQSANLLSLHATLYDKYLRYQMLVLTHRGQEAVEEHRVMFDAALARDADGAAIALETHIIRGLEHTAEAMA comes from the coding sequence ATGATGACGCATCCCGCGGCCACCGTCGGCACCAGCACCTATCAAAAGATCAAGCGGGATATCCTGTTCGGGGCGCTGCAGCCCGGTGCGAAGTTGAAGCTGGACACGTTGAAGCAAAACTACAATGCCAGCCTGTCTACATTGCGCGAAACGCTGAACCGGCTGGCCAGCGAAGGTTTCGTCGATGCCCCTGAACAGCGGGGGTTCTTTGTCAAACCCGTGTCTGCAGATGATTTGCGCGAGATAGCGCAGCTTCGGGTGCTTTTGGAATGCCACGCCCTGCGCCTGTCGATTGCACATGGCGATACAGAGTGGGAGGGCAATCTGGTCGCAGCCCACCACAAGTTGCACGTCATGGAACTGCGTCTGCTGCAGGGCGACGAATCCGAGAAAGAGGCGTGGAAGCGCTATGATTGGGAGTTTCATCAGGCGCTGATATCAGCGTGCCAGTCCGCAAACCTGCTGTCGCTACATGCGACGCTTTACGACAAATACCTGCGCTACCAGATGCTGGTCTTGACCCATCGGGGGCAGGAGGCCGTTGAAGAGCATCGCGTGATGTTCGATGCGGCCCTCGCCCGCGATGCCGATGGCGCCGCAATCGCGCTGGAGACGCATATCATCAGAGGGTTGGAGCACACGGCCGAGGCGATGGCGTAG
- the dctP gene encoding TRAP transporter substrate-binding protein DctP: MITNFTRRMALSTAAAIGIIASTTGAFADGHAIQLRLSMAGSETDQRSVAMAEVFGPAVSDFASYEPAYNATLFAQGTELEAISRGNLEMAISSAQEMAQFFPEFSIFTAGYVHQDAAHQVAVFNDPLMDPFKQIAIDELGVRLLSVMYLGRRHVNLRQCPDELTVTTPADLDGVNLRMPGTDAWQFLGSALGASPTPMSFGEVYTALSTGAVDGQDNPLPTVVDARFYEVTCQIALTSHLVDLNYITISEEVWQSMTPEQQETVQQAADDAAALGRERQLQLEADLGARLEEEGLTLYEPDLAAFRDAVQSAYLGSEFAETWPDGVLEQINALGN; encoded by the coding sequence ATGATCACGAATTTCACCCGCCGTATGGCGCTTTCAACCGCTGCCGCCATTGGCATCATCGCCAGCACGACCGGCGCCTTTGCCGATGGTCACGCGATCCAGTTGCGTCTGTCCATGGCAGGCTCCGAGACGGACCAGCGCTCGGTTGCAATGGCCGAGGTGTTCGGCCCCGCGGTCTCCGACTTCGCCAGCTACGAGCCCGCCTATAACGCGACGCTGTTCGCGCAAGGTACGGAGCTTGAGGCGATCAGCCGTGGCAACCTTGAGATGGCGATTTCCTCGGCGCAGGAGATGGCGCAGTTCTTCCCCGAATTCTCCATCTTCACCGCCGGTTATGTCCATCAGGACGCCGCCCATCAGGTGGCTGTGTTCAACGATCCGCTGATGGACCCTTTCAAGCAGATCGCGATTGATGAGCTTGGCGTGCGCCTTCTGTCGGTCATGTATCTGGGTCGCCGTCACGTGAACCTGCGCCAGTGCCCCGATGAACTGACTGTAACGACGCCCGCCGATCTGGATGGTGTGAACCTGCGGATGCCGGGAACGGACGCGTGGCAATTCCTTGGGTCTGCCCTCGGTGCTTCGCCCACGCCGATGTCCTTTGGCGAGGTCTATACCGCGCTGTCCACCGGCGCCGTGGACGGGCAGGACAACCCGCTACCAACCGTTGTGGACGCCCGCTTTTATGAGGTGACGTGCCAGATCGCGCTGACGTCGCATCTGGTGGACCTGAACTACATCACGATTTCGGAAGAGGTCTGGCAATCCATGACGCCAGAGCAGCAGGAGACCGTCCAGCAGGCCGCCGATGACGCCGCCGCATTGGGCCGCGAGCGTCAGCTGCAGTTGGAAGCAGACCTTGGTGCGCGTCTGGAGGAAGAGGGGCTGACCTTGTACGAGCCTGACCTCGCCGCTTTCCGCGACGCCGTGCAATCGGCCTATCTTGGTAGCGAGTTTGCCGAAACCTGGCCCGACGGCGTGCTGGAGCAGATCAACGCGCTCGGCAACTAA
- a CDS encoding TRAP transporter large permease, protein MSFEVLACIATLFFLAGIGTPIGYSIILASLVYLGLGGMDLALAGEKIIQGLYRSFVLLAVPLFIVAANIMNAGTISDRLLNFCVAAVGRFRGGLGHVNVVASLIFSGMSGSAVADAAGIGKIIIQMMTRDGRYGRGYAAAITAASATIGPIIPPSIPMVLYALVSQSSIGALFLAGIIPGLIMGIVLMAMNSVIAHKRGFALEEPVPLRDLPKKTANAFPALLMPVILLYGIYGGVTTPTEAAAVAALYALLLAGLFYRALSLRGLYDIFVDSARASASVGVVIGGALILNFIVASENIPGMVADALVGIEMSPTFFLLLVMLLVLLLGCVLDATTIILVIVPLFIPACRELGIDLVHFGVLVVVNSMIGLITPPYGILLFVINAVTGIPLREIISEIWPFLAVLILALLLLVFMPGLVLWLPGQFGYGG, encoded by the coding sequence ATGAGCTTTGAGGTTCTGGCCTGCATCGCCACGCTGTTTTTCCTCGCGGGCATCGGCACACCCATAGGCTATTCGATCATCCTCGCCTCGCTGGTCTACCTGGGCCTCGGCGGCATGGACCTGGCGCTGGCCGGTGAAAAGATTATCCAGGGCCTCTACCGCAGTTTCGTGCTGCTGGCCGTGCCGCTGTTCATCGTCGCCGCCAACATCATGAACGCGGGCACGATTTCCGACCGGTTGCTGAATTTCTGCGTCGCCGCCGTGGGGCGCTTTCGGGGCGGGTTGGGCCATGTGAATGTTGTGGCCTCGCTGATCTTTTCGGGCATGTCCGGGTCTGCCGTGGCGGATGCGGCGGGCATCGGCAAGATCATCATCCAGATGATGACCAGGGATGGCCGCTACGGGCGTGGATACGCCGCCGCGATCACAGCTGCATCTGCTACGATCGGGCCGATCATCCCGCCCTCGATCCCCATGGTGCTTTACGCGCTCGTGTCCCAATCCTCCATCGGGGCATTGTTTTTGGCGGGGATCATTCCTGGGCTGATCATGGGTATCGTGCTGATGGCGATGAACAGTGTCATCGCCCACAAACGTGGCTTTGCGCTGGAAGAGCCGGTGCCGCTGCGCGATCTGCCAAAGAAAACCGCAAACGCCTTTCCCGCACTTCTGATGCCGGTGATCCTGCTCTACGGCATCTACGGTGGCGTCACGACACCGACGGAGGCCGCTGCCGTCGCCGCGCTCTATGCGCTTCTGCTGGCCGGGCTGTTCTACCGCGCGCTCAGCCTCCGGGGCCTCTACGACATCTTCGTGGACAGCGCGCGCGCCTCCGCGTCTGTCGGCGTTGTCATCGGCGGTGCGCTGATCCTGAATTTTATCGTCGCGTCTGAAAATATCCCCGGCATGGTTGCTGATGCGCTTGTGGGGATCGAGATGAGCCCGACGTTCTTCCTGCTGCTGGTGATGCTGCTTGTCCTGCTCCTCGGCTGCGTTCTGGATGCCACGACCATCATCCTCGTGATCGTGCCCCTTTTCATTCCCGCCTGCCGAGAGCTTGGAATCGACCTTGTCCATTTCGGCGTGCTGGTCGTCGTCAATTCCATGATTGGCCTGATCACGCCGCCCTACGGCATCCTGCTGTTCGTCATCAACGCCGTCACCGGCATTCCGCTGCGAGAGATCATATCCGAGATCTGGCCGTTCCTGGCCGTCCTGATCCTTGCACTCTTGCTCCTCGTCTTTATGCCGGGCCTTGTTCTATGGTTGCCGGGCCAGTTCGGCTACGGCGGCTGA
- a CDS encoding GntR family transcriptional regulator — protein MAPAKTAFADPTPHTIAPIENVPLRVQVADRLRNEILSGRMRPGSGLVETALAEQMNVSRAPIREAIQILENDGLVETIAYKGKRVKPLTAREVAETYSLREVFEVMAVRRVLENKAPVDVLRTHCDAMKAAADADDFAALVAADEAFHQALIRLADHDLLLVSWKNLYLRIHQIMALRNRDERNLHEVAGNHPPIVEAIAAGDADLAIKLISDHTRILAAFDPASIVQTT, from the coding sequence ATGGCACCCGCAAAGACGGCCTTCGCCGATCCCACACCCCACACCATCGCCCCGATTGAGAACGTACCGCTCCGCGTGCAGGTGGCAGACCGACTGCGCAATGAGATCCTCAGCGGGCGGATGCGCCCGGGCTCGGGTCTTGTGGAAACGGCGCTGGCCGAACAGATGAACGTCTCCCGCGCGCCCATTCGCGAGGCGATCCAGATCCTTGAAAATGACGGGTTGGTGGAAACCATTGCCTACAAGGGCAAGCGCGTGAAACCGCTGACCGCCCGCGAAGTGGCCGAGACCTATAGTCTGCGCGAAGTTTTTGAAGTGATGGCCGTGCGGCGTGTCCTGGAAAACAAGGCACCAGTCGACGTGTTGCGCACCCATTGCGACGCCATGAAAGCCGCCGCCGATGCCGATGATTTCGCGGCCCTCGTCGCCGCTGACGAAGCCTTCCATCAAGCGCTGATCCGTCTGGCCGATCATGATCTTCTGCTGGTGTCGTGGAAGAACCTGTACCTGCGCATCCACCAGATCATGGCGCTGCGCAATCGCGACGAGCGCAATCTGCATGAGGTCGCCGGAAACCATCCTCCCATCGTCGAGGCGATTGCCGCCGGCGATGCAGATCTGGCGATCAAGCTGATCTCTGACCACACCCGCATTCTGGCCGCCTTCGATCCGGCGTCCATCGTGCAGACGACGTAG
- a CDS encoding HpcH/HpaI aldolase family protein yields MDLPKNHFKAALHEGRSQIGLWNTIGGNTVPEMLGGAGFDWVLVDCEHSAVEAVEVLPALQAIGQTPEVSAIVRPATNDATLFKRLLDMGAQTFLVPYVQSAEEAASAVRAMRYGPQGIRGMAGMTRATRYGKVEDYFNRAEEELCLIVQVETIEAMEQLEAIATTPGVDGVFIGPADLSASMGLRGQTSHPDVVAVIEDAFATLTRIGVPVGVMALNPDDATRYIALGSVMTAVGVDLVMLADAASALRARF; encoded by the coding sequence ATGGACCTGCCCAAGAACCACTTCAAGGCCGCGCTGCATGAAGGCCGCAGCCAGATCGGCCTCTGGAACACGATTGGTGGTAATACGGTGCCCGAGATGTTGGGCGGTGCCGGGTTCGATTGGGTTCTTGTGGATTGCGAGCATTCCGCCGTTGAAGCGGTGGAGGTTCTGCCCGCGCTGCAAGCCATTGGCCAAACGCCAGAAGTTTCGGCCATCGTGCGGCCCGCGACCAACGATGCGACCCTGTTCAAACGGTTGCTCGACATGGGCGCGCAAACGTTCCTGGTGCCGTATGTCCAGTCTGCCGAGGAGGCGGCCAGCGCCGTGCGCGCCATGCGCTACGGCCCGCAAGGTATTCGCGGCATGGCCGGCATGACCCGCGCCACGCGCTACGGGAAGGTCGAGGATTATTTCAACCGGGCTGAAGAAGAACTGTGCCTGATCGTGCAGGTGGAAACGATTGAGGCGATGGAACAGCTGGAGGCGATTGCCACGACGCCGGGTGTCGACGGCGTTTTCATCGGCCCCGCTGATCTGAGTGCATCCATGGGCCTGCGGGGGCAAACCAGTCATCCCGACGTCGTCGCGGTGATTGAAGATGCCTTCGCCACCCTGACGCGCATCGGTGTTCCGGTGGGCGTGATGGCCCTGAACCCCGATGATGCGACGAGGTACATCGCCTTGGGGTCGGTCATGACGGCAGTGGGCGTTGATCTCGTGATGTTGGCCGATGCGGCAAGCGCGCTGCGCGCTCGGTTCTGA
- a CDS encoding TRAP transporter small permease: protein MLHKLKAGVSTLTNSIAAALLAAMFFTFLLQVGSRYTPQIVDNFGLSGRYAWLDSIEPLGWTLELCLILWVWIVFFGCAFNVREKDHVTFDIFYLAAPPGPRRIMALIASGAIVVGMAISFWPTWDYVDFMRMRRTSTVENPFTGDRIRLKWIFIIYMVFLGALVARYGWRFISTLRNGPPDDHHLIDDAAAHERAP, encoded by the coding sequence GTGTTGCACAAGCTGAAGGCGGGCGTCTCCACCCTCACAAATTCCATCGCCGCGGCCCTGCTTGCGGCGATGTTTTTCACGTTCCTCCTTCAGGTCGGGTCCCGCTACACGCCGCAGATCGTGGACAATTTCGGGCTGAGCGGACGTTACGCATGGCTCGACAGCATCGAACCCCTCGGCTGGACGCTGGAATTGTGCCTGATCCTATGGGTCTGGATCGTGTTCTTCGGCTGCGCCTTCAATGTGCGCGAGAAGGATCATGTGACGTTCGACATCTTCTACCTCGCCGCGCCACCCGGACCCCGCCGGATCATGGCGCTGATCGCGTCCGGTGCCATTGTCGTCGGGATGGCAATCTCGTTCTGGCCGACATGGGACTACGTGGATTTCATGCGGATGCGTCGGACGTCGACCGTTGAAAACCCGTTCACCGGCGACCGCATTCGCCTGAAATGGATCTTCATCATCTACATGGTGTTCCTCGGCGCGCTGGTCGCGCGCTACGGCTGGCGGTTCATCTCTACGCTCCGAAATGGCCCGCCCGACGATCATCACCTGATTGACGACGCCGCAGCCCACGAGCGCGCGCCATGA
- a CDS encoding ABC transporter permease, with translation MWTFLVRRLLQSIIVMIGVTLISFISLQIGGDPTYLFVSENATTEEIEAARIALGFDRPLHIQYLSYIWGALQGDFGNSLSYRQPAMDIVLQAMPATIELTFFSLVIAIGLSVPLGIFAALHRGKPIDGGIMTIAMLGQSIPNFWMGIMMFLFFGLYLGWFPISGNEPFLEPLFEGEFSEAFTNLPSTIHHMVLPAVAVGTYTLARNARLVRSSMLEVLQQDYVRTARSKGISERRVVINHAMRNAWLPVVTMIGLEFGFLLGGVVVVETVFSYPGIGRLVFNAINQRDIPVVQASVILLAAIFILLNLIVDLIYARLDPRVKL, from the coding sequence ATGTGGACATTCCTCGTCAGGCGGTTGTTGCAAAGCATCATCGTGATGATCGGCGTGACGCTGATCAGTTTCATCTCGCTCCAGATCGGGGGCGACCCGACATATCTGTTCGTGTCCGAGAACGCGACGACGGAAGAAATAGAGGCCGCGCGGATCGCCCTTGGCTTCGACCGCCCGCTCCATATTCAATACCTCAGCTATATCTGGGGTGCGTTGCAGGGGGATTTCGGCAACTCGCTCAGCTACCGGCAACCGGCCATGGATATCGTACTGCAGGCCATGCCCGCCACCATCGAGCTGACCTTCTTCTCTCTCGTCATCGCGATTGGCCTTTCCGTTCCGCTGGGAATTTTTGCGGCGCTGCACCGGGGCAAGCCCATCGACGGCGGTATCATGACCATTGCCATGCTGGGACAGTCGATCCCGAATTTTTGGATGGGGATCATGATGTTCCTGTTTTTCGGCCTTTACCTGGGCTGGTTTCCCATCTCTGGCAATGAACCGTTCCTGGAGCCGCTCTTCGAGGGTGAATTTTCTGAGGCCTTCACCAATCTGCCAAGTACCATTCACCACATGGTTCTGCCCGCCGTGGCCGTAGGCACCTACACGCTGGCGCGCAATGCACGGCTGGTGCGGTCGTCGATGCTGGAGGTTTTGCAGCAGGATTATGTGCGCACGGCACGCTCCAAGGGTATTTCCGAGCGTCGCGTCGTCATCAACCACGCCATGCGCAATGCCTGGCTGCCCGTCGTGACCATGATCGGGCTGGAGTTTGGCTTCCTTCTCGGCGGCGTCGTGGTGGTGGAGACGGTGTTTTCCTACCCCGGGATCGGACGGCTGGTCTTCAACGCGATCAACCAGCGCGACATCCCGGTTGTTCAGGCCTCGGTCATCTTGCTGGCCGCGATCTTCATCCTCCTGAACCTGATCGTGGACCTCATCTATGCGCGGCTTGACCCGCGTGTGAAATTGTAA
- a CDS encoding ABC transporter substrate-binding protein — MIKSTHLLAAGAASLALTTGAFAQADDTLVVGLSTDISTLDPAPISSRDNSNIARHIFGTLYTMSGDGEALPVLANNLEISDDGLAYVYTLNEGLTCHDGEALTAEDAAYSFNRAADPENAFTGNTPGFIFSSIDFQGAEALDELRVQVNIGAPNPIAFGLIAEVFIHCMDSYEAMTLDEAASNPIGSGHYRLVEWRRGSEVVLEAVEGAEVGFQNLVWRIIPEASTRAAELMAGSVDIITNVAPDQMDVINASGAAEVNPIQGTRRMYVGFNLSETMAQEPGGDAIQDPAVRRALQYAVNVPAICSQLLNFECERMTGIVNPPNANQSLEPYPYDPEEAERLLDEAGWPRGDDGTRFSIAFQAGQGRYLNDANVVQAIAQYLSDVGLDVDLQIMEWSSVYIPIIRERNAGPLYFIGSGGALWSPLYDMTDLAAVDSGTNYTHWDDPRWFDRWSDIAAAETEEETREIVDEMLQVFYDDGPWLHLYFQPDFYGVSNRVNWTPRPDEKVYLWDATLN, encoded by the coding sequence ATGATAAAATCTACCCATTTGCTTGCAGCCGGTGCTGCCAGCTTGGCCCTCACGACGGGCGCGTTTGCCCAGGCGGACGATACGCTTGTTGTCGGCCTCAGCACAGATATCAGCACGCTGGACCCCGCGCCGATCTCTTCGCGCGACAATTCCAACATCGCGCGCCACATCTTCGGCACGCTCTATACGATGAGCGGCGATGGTGAGGCCCTGCCGGTGCTGGCCAACAACCTTGAGATCTCCGACGATGGGCTGGCCTACGTCTATACACTGAATGAGGGTCTGACCTGCCACGATGGCGAAGCGCTGACAGCGGAAGATGCGGCCTATTCCTTCAACCGCGCTGCTGATCCGGAAAATGCCTTCACCGGCAACACGCCCGGCTTCATCTTTTCCTCGATCGATTTTCAAGGCGCAGAAGCGCTGGACGAGCTGCGCGTGCAGGTGAATATCGGCGCGCCAAACCCGATTGCCTTCGGCCTGATCGCGGAGGTGTTCATCCACTGCATGGACAGCTATGAGGCGATGACCCTTGATGAGGCGGCCAGCAATCCGATTGGATCCGGCCACTACCGCCTGGTGGAATGGCGTCGCGGTTCCGAGGTCGTGCTTGAGGCTGTCGAAGGCGCAGAGGTGGGCTTCCAGAACCTCGTCTGGCGGATCATCCCCGAAGCCTCCACTCGCGCGGCGGAACTGATGGCCGGTTCCGTTGACATCATCACCAATGTGGCCCCGGACCAGATGGATGTGATCAACGCATCGGGCGCGGCAGAGGTGAACCCGATCCAGGGCACACGCCGCATGTATGTGGGCTTCAACCTGTCCGAGACGATGGCGCAGGAACCCGGCGGCGACGCGATCCAGGATCCGGCCGTGCGTCGGGCGCTGCAATATGCGGTCAACGTTCCGGCGATTTGTTCGCAGCTTCTGAACTTTGAGTGTGAGCGGATGACCGGCATCGTGAACCCGCCCAATGCCAACCAGAGCCTGGAGCCCTACCCCTATGATCCGGAAGAGGCCGAGCGTCTGCTGGATGAGGCGGGTTGGCCCCGGGGCGACGATGGCACCCGCTTCTCAATCGCCTTCCAAGCCGGTCAGGGTCGTTACCTGAATGACGCCAACGTCGTGCAGGCCATCGCCCAATATCTCAGCGATGTGGGTCTGGATGTCGACTTGCAGATCATGGAATGGTCCAGCGTCTACATTCCGATCATCCGGGAACGCAATGCTGGCCCGCTCTACTTCATCGGCTCCGGTGGGGCGTTGTGGAGCCCGCTCTATGACATGACCGACCTGGCCGCTGTCGATTCAGGCACCAACTACACCCATTGGGATGACCCCCGCTGGTTTGACCGTTGGTCCGACATCGCCGCCGCCGAGACGGAGGAGGAGACCCGCGAGATCGTGGATGAGATGTTGCAGGTCTTCTACGATGATGGCCCCTGGCTGCACCTCTACTTCCAGCCGGACTTCTACGGTGTGTCCAACCGCGTGAACTGGACCCCGCGGCCCGATGAGAAGGTTTACCTCTGGGATGCGACGCTGAACTAA